From Segatella copri, the proteins below share one genomic window:
- a CDS encoding restriction endonuclease subunit M translates to MTKSISIDINRIDISEDEISKLYSGLLDSLLIDRTRTHYSGSASYIVWGTNDYSYMGESYAKDKPITPNLVTGENNGIIKPRILKNEELRKSRTEDKAEVFTPAWICNSQNNLLDDAWFGTEGIFNTENADKTWTSVPKGQIHIPDNYDWKQYVKLQRLEMACGEAPYLVSRYDVTTGEIIPVQDRIGLLDRKFKLINQFTKSEPTKLNKREWRRWALRALQSVYGFDWQGDNVLLAREALLLTYIDFYVDKWGKFPLKEALEKPVEVISWNIWQMDGLQGTLPGVEGIPMLQRMSNNQELFEDETLCLIKEWHKQEPPAGENIRFVDLINNK, encoded by the coding sequence ATGACTAAGTCAATTTCAATAGATATAAACAGAATCGATATCTCGGAGGATGAGATAAGTAAGCTTTACTCAGGTTTGCTTGACTCATTGTTGATAGATAGAACCCGAACTCATTATTCTGGTTCTGCTTCATATATTGTCTGGGGTACAAATGACTACTCCTATATGGGTGAATCATATGCTAAGGATAAACCAATTACTCCAAACCTCGTTACTGGTGAAAACAACGGCATCATCAAACCTCGTATTTTGAAGAATGAAGAACTGCGTAAATCAAGAACTGAGGATAAAGCGGAAGTATTTACACCAGCTTGGATATGCAACTCTCAGAACAATTTGCTTGATGATGCTTGGTTCGGAACAGAAGGAATATTCAATACAGAAAATGCTGATAAGACATGGACTTCTGTTCCAAAAGGTCAGATACATATACCTGATAATTATGATTGGAAGCAGTATGTAAAACTCCAGAGACTGGAAATGGCATGTGGAGAGGCTCCATATCTGGTAAGCAGATATGATGTCACAACAGGTGAAATCATTCCTGTTCAAGACAGAATTGGTTTGCTAGACCGCAAATTCAAGTTGATAAATCAATTTACCAAGAGCGAACCAACAAAGTTAAATAAACGTGAGTGGCGAAGATGGGCTCTCAGAGCCTTGCAATCTGTTTATGGATTTGATTGGCAAGGGGATAATGTTCTTCTTGCTCGTGAGGCTTTATTGTTGACTTATATAGATTTCTATGTTGATAAGTGGGGAAAATTTCCTTTAAAGGAAGCTTTGGAAAAGCCTGTTGAAGTCATTTCATGGAACATTTGGCAAATGGATGGACTTCAAGGAACATTGCCTGGAGTAGAGGGCATTCCAATGCTGCAAAGAATGTCAAATAACCAAGAACTATTTGAAGACGAGACTCTTTGCCTGATAAAGGAATGGCATAAGCAGGAGCCTCCTGCTGGTGAAAATATAAGATTTGTTGATCTCATCAATAATAAGTAA
- a CDS encoding helix-turn-helix domain-containing protein has protein sequence MFYPVSWAITGNIKSRSYGTCREVGFSYPNHFARLFKQKTGMSPSAFRKQLLKE, from the coding sequence ATGTTTTATCCTGTTTCATGGGCCATCACCGGCAACATAAAGAGCCGCAGCTACGGCACCTGCAGAGAAGTAGGCTTCAGCTATCCCAACCATTTCGCCCGCCTCTTCAAACAAAAGACGGGAATGTCTCCTAGTGCTTTCAGAAAACAGCTGTTAAAAGAATAA
- a CDS encoding MATE family efflux transporter — MNRTDLTQGSIWGNITTFLLPYILAYFLQILYGLADLFVIGRYCNVDSTTAVSNGAQVMYFVTCVVIGLAMGTTVNTAHAIGAKDQRRASRVIGNTATMFFILSILLALVLLCCRDGIVRLMDTPPEAVEGTRDYLMVCFIGIPFIMAYNVIASIFRGLGDSKSPMYFVAVACVVNILLDFFFIGYLGWGARGAALGTTLSQMFSVIVALIAIRRHREVFDVHRHDFRPNRQTVKSILKIGFPIAMQDGFIQLGFLAIAVIANGRGVYDAGAVGIVEKFIGLVFILPSAMLSTVSAICSQNYGAGNLERVLKTLRCSLVIILGYGMLMIAVWEIFPEVAVGIFTDDPVVVEKGAVYLQGYIYDCLFAGIHFCFSGLFTACGYSIISFVYNFLSVILVRIPLAYLASEMYPDTLYPMGITTWFGSLFSVIICVVVYRWMVKHHKFSHSIVAS, encoded by the coding sequence ATGAATAGAACAGACTTGACACAAGGTAGCATTTGGGGGAATATCACGACCTTTTTGTTACCTTATATTCTGGCTTATTTCCTACAGATTCTCTATGGTTTGGCCGATCTTTTCGTGATAGGTAGATATTGTAATGTAGATAGTACTACGGCTGTATCTAATGGTGCGCAGGTAATGTATTTTGTTACTTGCGTAGTCATCGGTCTAGCTATGGGTACTACTGTGAATACGGCTCATGCCATCGGTGCAAAGGATCAGCGCCGGGCTTCCCGGGTTATTGGTAATACTGCTACCATGTTCTTTATCTTGAGTATATTGTTGGCGCTGGTGTTGCTTTGTTGCCGTGATGGTATTGTCCGATTGATGGATACGCCACCAGAGGCTGTGGAAGGTACCCGTGATTATCTCATGGTATGCTTTATCGGCATTCCGTTCATCATGGCATATAATGTGATAGCTTCAATCTTTCGTGGGTTGGGTGATTCGAAGAGTCCGATGTATTTCGTTGCTGTAGCCTGTGTGGTGAACATCCTTCTCGACTTTTTCTTTATCGGATATCTGGGGTGGGGAGCCCGAGGTGCGGCATTGGGTACTACCTTGTCGCAGATGTTCAGTGTGATAGTAGCCCTCATTGCTATCAGGCGTCACCGAGAAGTATTTGATGTTCACAGACATGATTTCCGTCCAAACCGTCAGACGGTAAAAAGTATTCTGAAGATAGGCTTCCCGATAGCTATGCAGGATGGTTTCATCCAGTTGGGCTTTCTTGCCATTGCCGTAATTGCCAATGGACGAGGTGTGTATGATGCCGGTGCTGTGGGTATCGTAGAGAAGTTTATCGGTCTGGTTTTTATTCTTCCTTCTGCCATGCTGTCTACCGTATCTGCCATCTGTTCCCAAAACTATGGTGCAGGTAATTTAGAACGTGTGCTTAAAACTTTGCGCTGTTCTCTTGTCATCATCTTGGGTTATGGCATGCTGATGATTGCCGTTTGGGAGATTTTCCCGGAGGTGGCAGTGGGTATCTTTACCGATGATCCTGTTGTTGTAGAAAAAGGAGCTGTTTATCTGCAGGGATATATTTATGATTGTCTTTTTGCCGGCATTCACTTCTGCTTCTCAGGCTTGTTTACAGCCTGCGGCTATTCCATCATCTCTTTTGTTTATAATTTCCTGTCGGTCATCCTGGTAAGAATTCCGTTGGCTTATCTTGCCTCAGAGATGTATCCGGATACGCTCTATCCTATGGGTATCACGACGTGGTTCGGTTCGCTGTTCTCTGTTATCATCTGTGTGGTTGTATACCGCTGGATGGTCAAGCATCATAAGTTCAGTCATTCCATCGTTGCTTCCTGA
- a CDS encoding S28 family serine protease — MKLRFLKLMLLLFILPLQMLAAELGVAGKQLAALPGVSNVETLKSTHFPEKYVFFIKQQLDAKDASKGYFEQRVVLCHRGFDRPTVLVTEGYNANYALREGYIEELSKLFDTNIITVEYRYFDKSMPSPCNWDYLTVENSLYDLHHVNQTLHAMYKGKWIATGISKGGQTTMFYRSYFPDDVDISVPYVAPLNKGVEDGRHEKFLQYQVSTKENRQKVLDFQLLLFKRKAALLPMFEKYCNDKKYVFNAPLAEIFDYSVFEYAFAFWQWGEDINKIPAREADDKTVFDYWINMCEPDYFTNYNATASFDVQAARELGYYGYYTKPFKKYLSIKTAKGYLKKLMVPKGAENVKFSPALYNHTVEFLTKNDPKMVYIYGDIDPWGASGIYGLPFTKNKKNLHVYMCHGGSHKTRILSFPEPIRQEIISLIGSWLKE, encoded by the coding sequence ATGAAACTGAGATTTTTGAAATTGATGCTGCTGCTCTTCATCCTGCCTTTGCAGATGCTGGCGGCAGAACTGGGCGTGGCTGGTAAGCAACTGGCTGCATTGCCTGGAGTAAGTAACGTGGAAACGCTGAAAAGTACGCATTTCCCGGAAAAGTATGTGTTCTTTATCAAGCAACAGCTCGATGCCAAGGATGCATCCAAGGGCTATTTCGAACAGAGGGTGGTGCTCTGCCATAGAGGATTCGACCGTCCTACCGTGCTCGTGACAGAAGGATATAATGCCAACTATGCGCTGCGTGAAGGATATATTGAAGAACTTTCCAAACTCTTCGATACGAATATCATTACCGTAGAGTACCGTTATTTCGACAAGTCGATGCCTAGTCCTTGCAACTGGGATTATCTTACCGTTGAGAATTCGCTCTATGATCTGCATCATGTAAACCAGACCCTGCATGCGATGTACAAGGGAAAATGGATTGCTACCGGCATCAGCAAGGGTGGACAGACTACGATGTTCTACCGTTCTTACTTCCCTGATGATGTAGATATTTCTGTGCCATACGTAGCTCCGCTCAACAAGGGTGTGGAGGATGGACGACATGAGAAGTTCCTGCAATATCAGGTATCAACCAAGGAAAACCGACAGAAGGTGCTCGATTTCCAGTTGCTCCTCTTCAAGCGAAAGGCTGCGTTGCTGCCAATGTTCGAGAAATATTGCAACGATAAGAAATATGTATTCAATGCTCCGCTGGCAGAGATTTTTGATTACTCTGTATTCGAATACGCCTTTGCTTTCTGGCAGTGGGGAGAAGACATCAACAAGATTCCTGCAAGAGAGGCAGATGACAAGACGGTGTTTGATTACTGGATCAACATGTGTGAACCAGACTATTTCACCAACTATAATGCCACAGCCTCATTTGATGTGCAGGCAGCCCGGGAGTTGGGTTATTACGGCTATTATACCAAACCATTCAAGAAATATCTCAGTATCAAGACAGCTAAGGGCTATCTGAAGAAACTGATGGTGCCAAAGGGGGCAGAAAACGTGAAGTTCTCGCCAGCACTCTATAATCATACGGTAGAGTTCCTGACCAAGAATGATCCGAAGATGGTTTATATTTATGGTGATATCGACCCATGGGGAGCTTCGGGCATTTACGGCTTGCCTTTCACCAAGAACAAGAAGAACCTGCATGTTTATATGTGTCATGGCGGTTCGCACAAAACTCGCATCTTGTCGTTCCCAGAGCCTATAAGACAGGAAATCATCAGTCTGATAGGTAGTTGGCTGAAGGAATAA
- a CDS encoding patatin-like phospholipase family protein: MMVHRDKILCFLVLFCFFFAYTPLQAQQPRKKVGLVLGGGGAKGAAEVGVLKVLEEADIPVDYIAGTSIGAIVGGLYAIGYDAADIDSLYRNQNWLFLLSDQVKRESETFLSKEEREKYIVHIPLSKERKVSLPTGYVKGQNIFNLFSKLTVGYHQVDDFSNLPIPYRCVAVDLVEGKEVVFSSGSLPLAMRASMSIPGVFAPVEWKGKMLVDGGALNNLPVDVAKEMGADVIICVDLSTGWKKKEELKSASSVVEQLISMMGQNKYRKNMAEADLYINPSLKGYSAASFQSEAIDTMIQRGEQAARQKWDELIALRKYIYADACDSVASDDTLQDKRLKQPKPSQTEAYHIGSIRIEGISGEEEKWIRKKIALRENSEVSPEEIDGTLAMLRGLNIFSRVEYRQSNEEPYDLVFMLEPNESRRISVGARFDTQDLASVIAQISNNQQFSTRHHYAFTGRISRNPYLEMKYAYGNLFGAKIGISYRMAHYDFDLYADKHKLDALEFLSHSFAGFYTRDIGNFRLKSGVQFDYYHYHSDMFERDGSIQTRSSDHFLNYFASVVMDTYDRRYFPTRGSRIQVQGILHTDDGIHYADGNPFGEAVFQGECAVRLNSRFYLLPKLKSRFLFGSSVPAIYQNYAGGVADGYYLPWQVAWESAQHVHLLERNVVTGQLGFRYRVKGKFYLTALGEYGKEARKFSHILIGDDLWGGALRASYDFVLGPVSIQANYSSLGKNVGFYINAGFLF, from the coding sequence ATGATGGTACATCGAGATAAGATATTATGTTTTTTGGTTTTATTCTGCTTCTTCTTTGCATATACTCCTCTGCAAGCCCAGCAGCCACGCAAGAAGGTGGGGCTCGTGTTGGGTGGAGGTGGTGCCAAGGGCGCGGCTGAAGTAGGTGTGCTCAAGGTGCTGGAAGAGGCTGATATTCCTGTAGATTATATTGCCGGAACCAGTATCGGTGCCATCGTGGGCGGACTCTATGCCATCGGCTACGATGCTGCTGATATTGATAGCCTCTACCGTAACCAGAACTGGCTTTTCCTTTTGAGCGACCAGGTGAAACGTGAATCGGAGACTTTTCTTTCTAAAGAAGAAAGGGAGAAATATATCGTTCATATTCCTCTTTCCAAAGAGAGAAAGGTCTCGTTGCCAACCGGTTATGTGAAGGGGCAGAATATCTTTAACCTTTTCTCTAAACTTACCGTGGGGTATCATCAGGTGGATGATTTCTCCAACCTGCCTATTCCTTACCGTTGCGTGGCGGTAGATCTGGTAGAAGGCAAGGAGGTCGTGTTTTCATCGGGCTCGTTGCCATTGGCGATGCGTGCCAGCATGTCGATACCGGGCGTGTTTGCTCCGGTAGAATGGAAAGGGAAGATGCTGGTGGATGGAGGCGCCTTGAACAATCTGCCGGTTGATGTGGCAAAGGAAATGGGAGCGGATGTGATTATCTGTGTAGATTTGAGTACCGGTTGGAAGAAGAAGGAAGAACTGAAATCGGCTTCTTCTGTTGTTGAACAGCTCATAAGTATGATGGGGCAGAACAAATACCGGAAGAATATGGCTGAAGCCGATCTTTATATCAATCCTTCTCTGAAAGGTTATTCGGCAGCCAGCTTCCAGTCTGAAGCCATTGATACCATGATACAGCGGGGAGAACAGGCTGCCCGCCAGAAATGGGATGAGCTGATAGCTCTGAGAAAGTATATCTATGCTGATGCTTGTGATTCTGTAGCCTCTGATGATACATTACAGGATAAACGCCTCAAACAGCCGAAACCTTCTCAGACGGAAGCTTATCATATAGGAAGCATCCGGATAGAAGGCATCAGCGGAGAGGAGGAAAAGTGGATTAGAAAGAAAATTGCTTTACGGGAGAATTCGGAAGTCAGTCCTGAGGAGATAGATGGCACACTTGCTATGCTCAGGGGACTGAATATCTTTTCGCGTGTAGAATACAGACAGTCTAACGAGGAACCTTATGACCTGGTATTCATGCTGGAACCCAACGAATCCAGAAGAATCAGTGTAGGTGCACGTTTTGATACGCAGGATCTGGCGAGCGTCATAGCTCAGATATCCAATAACCAGCAGTTTTCTACCCGTCATCATTATGCCTTTACAGGACGCATTTCCCGTAATCCATATCTGGAAATGAAATATGCCTATGGCAACCTTTTCGGAGCGAAAATTGGCATTTCCTATCGTATGGCTCATTATGATTTCGACCTTTATGCTGATAAGCATAAGTTGGATGCCCTGGAGTTTCTTTCGCATTCTTTCGCTGGATTCTATACCCGCGATATCGGTAATTTCAGATTGAAATCGGGAGTGCAGTTTGATTATTATCATTATCATTCTGATATGTTCGAACGCGACGGAAGCATACAGACACGTTCGTCAGACCATTTTCTGAACTACTTTGCATCTGTTGTGATGGATACTTACGACCGCCGCTATTTCCCGACCCGTGGTAGCCGCATTCAGGTTCAGGGCATTCTGCATACGGATGATGGAATACATTATGCTGATGGTAATCCTTTCGGTGAAGCTGTTTTTCAAGGAGAATGTGCCGTACGTCTCAATTCCAGATTCTATCTGCTTCCTAAGCTCAAGAGCCGCTTCTTGTTTGGCAGTTCCGTACCAGCCATTTATCAGAATTATGCAGGTGGAGTAGCTGACGGTTACTATCTGCCTTGGCAAGTGGCATGGGAGAGTGCGCAGCATGTTCATCTGCTGGAGCGCAATGTGGTGACAGGTCAGCTTGGTTTCCGCTATCGGGTGAAAGGAAAGTTCTATCTTACCGCTCTGGGAGAGTATGGCAAGGAAGCCCGCAAGTTTTCCCATATTCTCATCGGTGATGATTTGTGGGGAGGAGCCTTGAGAGCATCCTATGATTTCGTATTGGGTCCGGTAAGCATTCAGGCTAATTATTCTAGCTTGGGTAAGAATGTAGGATTCTATATCAATGCAGGATTCTTGTTCTGA
- a CDS encoding type II toxin-antitoxin system RelE/ParE family toxin yields the protein MAEIVVHKLYEEKERQYIIDAYENFGKKTARRWKEELMKIQNFLRKYPEGKPPFLGAPKFSYLLRGANFMRNFKLVYYYDESLDVVHIVDIWDMRQNPKRFSVSKYK from the coding sequence ATGGCTGAAATAGTTGTTCACAAACTGTATGAAGAAAAGGAACGCCAGTATATTATCGATGCTTATGAGAATTTTGGTAAGAAAACAGCTCGAAGATGGAAAGAGGAACTGATGAAAATCCAGAACTTCCTGAGAAAATATCCTGAAGGTAAGCCCCCTTTTCTTGGTGCACCAAAGTTTAGCTATTTGCTTCGGGGTGCTAATTTTATGCGTAATTTCAAGTTGGTTTATTATTATGATGAATCCTTGGATGTGGTGCATATTGTTGACATTTGGGATATGAGACAGAATCCAAAAAGGTTCTCTGTCTCAAAATACAAGTGA
- a CDS encoding DUF2442 domain-containing protein, with translation MSKVNFYDIYIHFNDDIMLEPSFSVNYKDESASYNFKKLKFDYAFIPKDQQRLVNYWAHLHQRELMDHYHYIKKVKPLAKIENLSKIREIHIKPLDTKDKLGIIFVWYQEDYKLIIWFSNMERKLIDIKKLMLSDEEKFKRFYDIDYYESYKVNPYSIIWDTEIKLTAKELYNIAEPLPNNVDFKELDKGILDEIAEEQERLKRENHSFTSDVGSCFWGCLAFPITLPARILWFILRKARIR, from the coding sequence ATGAGTAAGGTAAACTTCTATGATATATATATTCATTTCAATGATGATATAATGCTGGAGCCATCCTTTTCCGTCAACTATAAGGATGAGAGCGCATCATATAATTTCAAGAAATTAAAGTTTGATTATGCATTTATTCCCAAGGATCAACAACGTCTGGTGAATTATTGGGCACACCTTCATCAGCGTGAGCTGATGGACCACTATCACTATATCAAAAAAGTGAAACCCCTTGCCAAAATTGAGAATTTAAGCAAGATAAGGGAAATCCACATAAAGCCATTAGATACAAAAGACAAACTGGGAATCATATTTGTATGGTATCAGGAGGATTACAAGCTGATTATCTGGTTTAGCAATATGGAACGTAAACTTATAGACATCAAGAAACTCATGCTTTCTGATGAAGAAAAGTTCAAGCGTTTTTATGACATAGATTACTACGAAAGCTACAAAGTAAATCCATATAGCATAATATGGGATACAGAAATCAAACTGACTGCAAAAGAACTCTATAACATCGCTGAGCCACTTCCGAACAACGTAGATTTCAAGGAATTGGACAAAGGAATCTTGGATGAGATTGCCGAAGAGCAAGAAAGATTAAAACGGGAGAACCATTCTTTCACCTCAGACGTAGGATCCTGCTTTTGGGGCTGTCTCGCCTTTCCTATCACACTTCCTGCACGCATCCTCTGGTTTATTTTGAGAAAAGCTAGAATTCGCTAG
- a CDS encoding DEAD/DEAH box helicase family protein, producing the protein MAINSSNISLELAHRLTDVVNAAWKSGEMLEKVTPTTASLLNYWFGEGFCNERVRNFHEGQRQAILNIIYLHEVMGENCVMDAYQGIIPELMDRADLAQLAKPKYQMPKYAVKMATGTGKTWVMHALIIWQMLNARHEDVESGRFTQKFLIVAPGLIVYDRLLDAFCGRKKRDEEYRDPQTNDYYMNQEVFIPERYRDEVFSFIQNNVVTKEDGIGRKTTGEGLIALTNWHLFENQMEEKEQDEEVDDSSTVTPAEIISDLLPIRPGKSAGNDLSMLDRRALGGTELEYLAGLKDLMVINDEAHHIHEIKRNGETEEVEWQRGLNAISATKGTRFIQVDFSATPFDTKGAGEKQVKLFFPHIIVDFDLPMAMKQGLVKLLLLDRRQELTDLENLDYNAERDEQGKVVGLSEGQRMMLRAGLTKLNKLEEEFLKNDASKNPKMLIVCQDTTVSPFVEEFLKSEGLEDEDIVTIDSNKQGEVKDEEWQEIKKKLFDIDRYKSPKVVISVLMLREGFDVNNICVLVPLRSSQAPILLEQLVGRGLRLMWREPDYIDIKREDRLRVLKNHQPPRTYIDTLSIVEHPAFIKFYDDLQDQGLVAVDEGDVGTGGATGDILTVGLREDYEKYDFQWPVILHDSLEELEDAEIDLDDLQPFTMYPLSLLRKFLAKEGETFVSQESLTKTTFGKYKVTANLFNANGYNEYLQKLLRVVTLRFENCRRQGFPTIQINGAQTVQVMDWYIRVKLFAIPFDPFQGSDWKILLAKDGIVTKHIVEQFAVAIYKMQNRLTMVDAEVSHTDFSSLKAIKMRESYSLDVQKCIYPRLGYPSHGGGLEKAFIKFLDRDAEVERFLKINESGHSFAIIFYVRKDGLMATYHPDFIVATADKVYLIETKGDDKVDDVNVRQKQTATIEWIKKINALEPEDRMNRTWEYVLIGESVFYSLSGSGATITDICNQCKVSYSVATGNLFDM; encoded by the coding sequence ATGGCTATCAATTCAAGTAATATATCTTTGGAATTGGCGCATCGACTCACCGATGTGGTCAATGCCGCCTGGAAGAGTGGGGAGATGCTGGAGAAGGTGACCCCAACCACCGCCTCGCTCTTGAACTATTGGTTTGGAGAGGGTTTCTGCAACGAGCGTGTGAGAAATTTCCATGAGGGTCAGCGACAGGCTATCCTCAACATCATCTATCTGCACGAAGTGATGGGAGAAAACTGCGTGATGGATGCCTATCAGGGCATCATTCCGGAACTGATGGATAGGGCCGACCTGGCTCAGCTTGCCAAACCTAAATATCAGATGCCTAAGTATGCAGTGAAGATGGCTACGGGCACGGGAAAGACATGGGTGATGCATGCCCTGATAATCTGGCAGATGCTGAATGCCCGGCACGAGGATGTGGAGAGTGGACGATTTACGCAGAAGTTCCTGATAGTGGCTCCGGGTCTGATTGTTTACGACCGTCTGCTGGATGCCTTCTGCGGCAGAAAGAAGCGAGATGAGGAATATCGTGACCCTCAGACCAACGACTACTACATGAACCAGGAGGTGTTCATCCCCGAGCGTTATCGTGACGAGGTGTTTTCGTTTATACAGAACAATGTAGTGACCAAGGAGGATGGCATCGGCAGGAAGACCACCGGCGAGGGACTGATTGCCCTGACCAACTGGCATCTGTTTGAAAATCAGATGGAAGAGAAGGAGCAGGATGAGGAGGTGGACGATTCCAGCACGGTGACACCCGCAGAAATCATCAGCGACCTGCTGCCTATCCGTCCGGGCAAATCGGCTGGCAACGACCTCAGCATGCTCGACCGCCGTGCTCTGGGTGGCACCGAACTGGAATATCTGGCTGGTTTAAAGGATTTGATGGTAATCAATGATGAGGCTCATCATATTCACGAAATCAAGCGTAATGGCGAAACCGAGGAGGTGGAATGGCAAAGAGGCCTGAATGCCATCAGTGCCACCAAGGGTACAAGATTCATACAGGTGGACTTCTCTGCTACTCCTTTTGATACAAAGGGTGCCGGAGAGAAGCAGGTGAAACTCTTCTTCCCGCATATCATTGTTGACTTCGACTTGCCTATGGCGATGAAGCAGGGACTGGTGAAACTGTTGTTGCTCGACCGCCGCCAGGAACTCACCGACCTGGAGAACCTGGATTACAACGCCGAGCGTGATGAGCAGGGAAAGGTAGTAGGGCTGAGCGAGGGCCAGCGCATGATGCTCCGTGCCGGATTGACCAAGCTGAACAAACTGGAAGAGGAATTCCTGAAAAATGATGCGTCTAAGAACCCGAAGATGCTCATCGTCTGCCAGGATACCACCGTATCTCCTTTTGTAGAAGAGTTTCTGAAGTCGGAAGGTCTGGAAGATGAAGACATCGTTACCATCGACAGCAACAAGCAGGGCGAGGTGAAGGATGAGGAATGGCAGGAAATCAAGAAGAAGCTCTTCGATATAGATAGGTATAAGAGTCCGAAGGTGGTCATCTCGGTGCTGATGCTCCGTGAGGGCTTCGATGTCAACAACATCTGTGTGCTCGTACCGCTGCGTTCTTCGCAGGCGCCAATCCTGCTGGAGCAGTTGGTTGGTAGAGGTTTGCGACTGATGTGGCGAGAGCCTGACTACATCGACATCAAGCGTGAAGACCGCCTCAGGGTATTGAAGAATCATCAACCTCCTCGCACTTATATCGATACCTTGTCCATCGTTGAGCATCCGGCTTTCATCAAGTTCTATGATGACTTGCAGGATCAAGGCTTGGTTGCAGTGGATGAAGGCGACGTGGGTACAGGAGGAGCCACTGGCGATATCCTGACCGTGGGACTTCGTGAGGATTACGAAAAGTATGATTTCCAATGGCCGGTTATTCTGCATGATTCCTTAGAAGAGTTGGAAGATGCAGAAATAGATTTAGATGATTTACAGCCATTCACGATGTATCCGCTGTCTTTGCTCCGTAAGTTCCTGGCAAAGGAGGGGGAGACCTTCGTATCGCAGGAATCTTTGACCAAGACAACCTTTGGCAAGTATAAGGTAACGGCTAATCTCTTCAATGCCAATGGATATAATGAGTATCTGCAGAAGTTGCTAAGGGTAGTAACCCTGCGCTTTGAGAACTGTCGCCGTCAGGGTTTCCCTACCATTCAGATCAATGGGGCTCAAACGGTGCAGGTGATGGACTGGTACATCAGGGTGAAACTTTTCGCAATACCTTTCGACCCGTTCCAGGGAAGCGACTGGAAGATTTTGCTGGCGAAGGATGGCATCGTGACGAAGCACATCGTGGAGCAGTTTGCGGTGGCAATCTATAAAATGCAGAACCGCCTGACTATGGTAGATGCAGAGGTGAGCCATACGGATTTCTCTTCGCTCAAAGCTATCAAGATGAGAGAGTCTTACTCGTTAGATGTGCAGAAATGTATCTATCCCCGACTGGGTTATCCTTCTCATGGCGGAGGTTTGGAAAAGGCATTCATTAAGTTTCTGGATAGGGATGCCGAGGTAGAAAGATTTCTGAAGATTAATGAGAGTGGCCATTCCTTCGCCATCATCTTCTATGTAAGGAAGGATGGCTTGATGGCAACGTATCATCCTGATTTCATCGTGGCTACGGCTGATAAGGTTTATCTGATTGAAACCAAGGGCGACGACAAGGTAGATGACGTGAATGTGCGTCAGAAACAGACGGCAACCATTGAGTGGATAAAGAAAATCAACGCTTTGGAGCCTGAGGATAGAATGAACCGCACCTGGGAGTATGTTTTGATAGGCGAGAGCGTGTTCTACTCGTTGAGTGGAAGTGGCGCTACGATTACTGATATCTGCAACCAGTGCAAGGTATCGTATTCTGTGGCAACGGGAAATCTGTTTGATATGTAA